Proteins encoded by one window of Antechinus flavipes isolate AdamAnt ecotype Samford, QLD, Australia chromosome 4, AdamAnt_v2, whole genome shotgun sequence:
- the C4H1orf68 gene encoding skin-specific protein 32 yields the protein MCDQQKQPQFMPSFVKGSASGPIQTTQGPAPCEAQVSCGSGPAVSQSKTSFIKGSSFFQKGQSKSSCVKCPPPCQTTCVKCPPPCQTTCVKCPPPCQTTYVKCPAPCQTVSVKCPAPCQTVSVKCPAPCQTQTSIKCPAPCQTQTCYVQSVPCQTQTYYMAPSVRYLAPQYMVPASYYASSSCGTTCCPIAPMSFGVRPFRRWVRGPQSREGYMGCCESSGCGTSGCGTSSGCGTSSGCGTSSGCGTSGCCSSGCCSSDCCEGGCCCMGILPMRACGPLCCAHNCCC from the coding sequence ATGTGTGACCAGCAGAAACAGCCACAGTTCATGCCATCTTTTGTAAAAGGCTCAGCTTCAGGGCCCATTCAAACTACCCAAGGCCCGGCTCCATGCGAGGCACAGGTTTCTTGTGGGAGTGGACCAGCGGTATCCCAGTCTAAAACTTCCTTCATAAAAGGCTCTTCTTTCTTCCAGAAAGGCCAGTCTAAAAGTTCTTGTGTGAAATGCCCACCTCCATGCCAAACTACCTGTGTGAAATGCCCACCTCCATGCCAGACTACCTGTGTGAAATGCCCGCCTCCATGCCAGACTACTTATGTGAAATGCCCAGCTCCGTGTCAGACTGTCTCTGTGAAATGCCCAGCTCCGTGTCAGACTGTCTCTGTGAAATGCCCAGCTCCATGCCAAACTCAGACTAGCATCAAATGCCCAGCACCTTGCCAGACGCAGACTTGCTATGTCCAGAGCGTTCCTTGCCAGACGCAGACTTACTATATGGCTCCATCCGTCAGATACTTGGCACCTCAGTACATGGTGCCAGCTTCCTACTATGCTTCTAGTTCCTGTGGCACCACTTGCTGTCCTATTGCTCCGATGAGCTTTGGGGTGAGACCTTTCAGGCGTTGGGTTCGTGGGCCCCAGAGCCGTGAAGGATACATGGGCTGTTGTGAGAGTTCGGGCTGTGGCACTTCTGGCTGTGGCACTTCTTCTGGCTGTGGCACTTCTTCTGGCTGTGGCACTTCTTCTGGCTGTGGCACTTCTGGCTGCTGCAGCTCTGGCTGTTGTAGCTCTGACTGTTGCGAAGGTGGGTGCTGCTGCATGGGAATCCTCCCCATGAGAGCTTGTGGCCCTCTCTGCTGTGCCCATAACTGTTGCTGTTAG